One stretch of Pirellulales bacterium DNA includes these proteins:
- a CDS encoding BON domain-containing protein, with translation MADEGVPSVAKLAAATEVVSIHRRASLTLPHRLRRCFRASPYTVLHDIECDCQEGAVTLRGEAASFFLKQVAQELARKVQGVERITNRIDVVAAKPHRNGRQEGDC, from the coding sequence ATGGCAGATGAAGGAGTGCCAAGTGTTGCCAAGTTGGCAGCGGCAACGGAAGTCGTGTCAATCCACCGTCGAGCGTCATTGACTCTCCCTCATCGCTTGCGCCGTTGTTTCCGAGCTAGTCCGTACACCGTGCTGCACGACATTGAATGCGACTGCCAGGAAGGTGCAGTGACGTTGCGTGGTGAGGCGGCAAGTTTTTTCCTGAAGCAGGTTGCACAGGAATTGGCACGCAAGGTGCAAGGGGTCGAGAGAATTACGAATCGGATCGATGTCGTCGCAGCGAAGCCACATCGAAATGGACGACAAGAAGGCGACTGCTAG